ACTTTGCAGGTGCTCGATATATTATTGAATGTGGCATGAAGCTGAAAGCCAATGTGTTGACCATTGCCACAGCTGCAACATATTACCACAAGTTTTTCTCTGTCACTACATTGGAGGAGTATGATCCATACCTCATTGGATCCACATGCATCTATTTGGCCTCAAAGGTGGAAGATGATGACATCAAGATTCGCGACATTATCAATGTAGGGATCAGCTGTGTGCGACGCGGTGAACCTCCACTGGCCCTGGACCCTTACTTTTCCATGAGAGACTCATTGATTCAGGcagagctgctgctgatgcgaGTGCTGGGTTTCAAAATGAAGGTGGATCTCCCTCATAAGTATTTACTACATTACCTGCTGTCTCTAAAGGAGTGGCTTGGCCCAGACACCTTTGATTCCTTTCCAGTGGTCCACTTGGTTTGGACGCTGCTGCAGGATATCTATCACTCCTCCCTCGTCCTCACCTACTCCCCACAGCTGATAGCagccaccatcatcaacatAGCGCTTCAGGTGTATGGCGTGGTGGTGCCTGGAGATGATGAGATCAATGACAGGTCATGGTTCACTGTGCTACACCCAGACTGTACCGTTAGAAGTGTGTGGGACCTCACCACCAAGATCCTGCAAGTGTATAAAGAGGAGCAGGACCTTGTGATGGTGACAGTCCCTGGCCAGTGAGATCGTTTTTTGTGTCTTGGTGAGTGATGGGATAGGTGCAAATAAAGTATGCCAGCCAATATTAGATAGAATCTTTTTCACTATGAGTGGAATAACTTTTTATAGAATCTTTTTATCATGGGTAGAATCACTTTTTCACAACTAAACTACTAATTTACTTGTCTCTTACGTGTAACAATTGATTAAAAGACTCATCTTATGAGATGGCTGCCACATGCTCAAATTAGAATCTGAAATTGATTCACATTTATTGTTTGTAGCTATGGTAATCATATCATTTATTATAGTTTTGTCTTTACCATCTATGATACAGGCAATTACCAGTGAGGTATGAGATGAGAGTGTGCTACAACACATTCCCTGTATCAGAGGATGTTATAATGGACTTAGCAGTTATTAAAGTTCATCTCCATAATGAACATACCTGTTCCAATGAACAGACAAGGTATTGAAGGAGTGAAAAGCAAAATTTCCTTTCCATACCTTGATGAATTATATCAGAACTGTTTCTCTTTAAGAAGGATgttagctagagagagagagagagagattctgctaCTAGTTACCATGTATCATCACTATATTGGACTCAGTGTAGAAGTTTATATTAGATCAATGGGGTGAATGTGATCATTGTATCTTCTGATCCaccatcttatttttcttttgatggTTTTCTCCTAGAACTTGGCTATGGTAGAACAGTCTCTCCAGTTACATTAATTTACCATGTCTTTGATTTTCCTAACTTTCTATTTAGTATTTGTACAATTTAAACAGACACCATGCTTGTGTcaagcatttatttttttgtatatttttagagCAATGTTCACTAAGAGCAACACCAGCTCTGGTTATGGCTTTTTATGCTCCTTCACACTTTGTTCCTAGCTGGCTCATCCTTTACTTCAGCTACTTCCTAAGTGTTTGATGTTTCTCATAAACACTTTTTCCGATGTTATCCAGTAGTGAGATGGTTTCTTTCTACCACTTCCATATTTGGACACTAGTATGTCAGTTACTTTGGGCACACTGGCATTTACTTTGTGTAATGTGTCTGTTATGAATAAAAAAGCAGTATATGttcatttgttgattttttttatcaaactatTTCTTTTATACAGTCTCTGTTTAGGGCAAAACATGAGATGTAGATGAAAGTTAGATATAGATGTGAAGTGTGGAAATAAGAGAGATATGGAAATGaataatgtagtttttttttacacagGTTGGCTGAAATGCACATAAAAGGATTGTATGGAGTGATGGAAATAACTTATTTGAGCCTATaccacacgaaaacacgtaccCTACAGACATAGATGATTGGCAAGGCCTGTGGTTAAGGAGATGGgatatttttattgttgcttgTAGAGGTTAATGCCATTGTGTTTCTCGATGTACTTGCAATGGATCATGCTTGATAGGAGTGTGTGAATTAAATTTAGTGATTCAATGAGGAGCTAGCAGGATGTGGACTCACCCCTTGAGCTCACTACTTAAGAGTGTTGGTTGTCTC
The sequence above is drawn from the Portunus trituberculatus isolate SZX2019 chromosome 41, ASM1759143v1, whole genome shotgun sequence genome and encodes:
- the LOC123516569 gene encoding cyclin-Q-like → MNAQGTQLLQIKLLQKERVNPPVDYTKNYNHFAGARYIIECGMKLKANVLTIATAATYYHKFFSVTTLEEYDPYLIGSTCIYLASKVEDDDIKIRDIINVGISCVRRGEPPLALDPYFSMRDSLIQAELLLMRVLGFKMKVDLPHKYLLHYLLSLKEWLGPDTFDSFPVVHLVWTLLQDIYHSSLVLTYSPQLIAATIINIALQVYGVVVPGDDEINDRSWFTVLHPDCTVRSVWDLTTKILQVYKEEQDLVMVTVPGQ